A section of the Pseudovibrio sp. M1P-2-3 genome encodes:
- a CDS encoding 2-isopropylmalate synthase, whose protein sequence is MTTSATDRVVIFDTTLRDGEQSPGASMTLEEKLQVAEILDTMGVNIIEAGFPIASNGDFEAVSEIARRSKNAVIAGLARAIPADIDRAGEAVGFARRGRIHTFVSTSPIHLEHQMNKSQEDVLEIVRKTVTQARNLIDDVEWSAMDATRTPIEYLYRCVEAAIEAGATTINLPDTVGYAVPHEYKAMFENIRNNVPNADKAVFSVHCHNDLGLAVANSLAGVDGGARQIECTVNGLGERAGNAALEEVVMAIRTRSDVLPYTCEVDPKYMTRASKLVSAVSSFPVQYNKAIVGKNAFAHESGIHQDGMLKNAETYEIMRPEDVGVRATSLVMGKHSGRHAFKDKLTELGYELGDNAFQEAFRRFKELADRKKNVYDEDIQALVEDEITVQGETVKVIALTVIAGTGGPQKAILTMDVNGRHETREANGDGPVDATFNAIKAIWPHDATLQLYQVHAVTEGTDAQAEVSVRLEDGNKIATGKGADTDTLVASARAYVSALNRLQLRRQRQVNVEDVLAS, encoded by the coding sequence ATGACCACATCTGCAACAGACAGAGTCGTTATCTTCGACACCACCTTGCGTGATGGAGAACAGTCTCCCGGCGCTTCCATGACACTGGAAGAAAAGCTGCAAGTGGCCGAAATTCTGGACACTATGGGTGTCAATATTATCGAAGCAGGCTTCCCAATTGCCTCCAACGGCGATTTTGAGGCCGTGAGTGAGATTGCCCGCCGTTCTAAAAACGCCGTTATAGCGGGTCTGGCCCGCGCAATTCCCGCCGATATTGACCGCGCTGGCGAGGCTGTTGGCTTTGCACGCAGGGGCCGCATTCACACGTTCGTCTCCACATCTCCCATTCATCTGGAACACCAAATGAATAAATCCCAAGAGGACGTGCTGGAGATCGTTAGAAAAACCGTTACCCAGGCCAGAAACCTAATTGATGACGTTGAGTGGTCCGCAATGGATGCAACCCGCACGCCTATTGAATATCTTTATCGCTGCGTAGAAGCTGCAATTGAGGCTGGGGCAACAACAATCAACCTGCCAGATACGGTCGGTTATGCTGTACCGCATGAATACAAGGCTATGTTCGAGAACATTCGCAACAACGTGCCGAATGCGGACAAAGCCGTATTCTCCGTTCATTGCCATAACGATCTGGGCCTTGCTGTGGCGAACTCTTTGGCCGGAGTTGATGGCGGGGCGCGGCAGATTGAGTGCACAGTCAACGGGCTTGGCGAACGTGCAGGCAATGCGGCTCTCGAAGAAGTGGTCATGGCCATACGCACACGATCCGATGTCCTGCCGTATACATGCGAGGTCGACCCCAAGTATATGACACGGGCTTCCAAACTTGTATCCGCCGTTTCCTCATTCCCTGTGCAATATAACAAGGCGATTGTCGGTAAAAATGCATTCGCGCACGAAAGTGGGATCCATCAGGACGGAATGCTAAAAAATGCTGAGACCTACGAGATCATGCGCCCCGAAGATGTGGGAGTGCGTGCCACCTCACTTGTTATGGGCAAGCACTCGGGTCGCCACGCATTCAAAGACAAGCTCACAGAACTGGGATATGAGCTGGGTGACAACGCCTTTCAGGAGGCCTTCCGCCGTTTCAAAGAGCTGGCCGACCGCAAGAAGAATGTATACGATGAAGACATTCAAGCTTTGGTCGAAGACGAAATCACTGTACAGGGTGAGACCGTCAAAGTGATCGCATTGACCGTTATCGCTGGTACTGGCGGCCCGCAGAAGGCTATTTTAACCATGGATGTCAATGGCCGCCATGAAACCCGCGAAGCCAATGGGGATGGGCCTGTTGACGCAACATTCAACGCCATCAAAGCCATTTGGCCCCATGACGCTACTTTGCAGCTCTATCAGGTGCATGCGGTGACAGAGGGTACAGATGCACAGGCAGAAGTTTCGGTGCGGCTTGAAGACGGTAACAAAATCGCTACAGGTAAAGGCGCTGATACCGATACCTTGGTTGCGTCCGCCAGAGCCTATGTTTCCGCGCTCAACCGCTTACAACTGCGTCGGCAGCGGCAAGTCAACGTGGAAGATGTGCTCGCTAGCTAA